The window AGTAGCCTGTTTAGGTGCATGCTGAGGGATTCTTTAGCTGAAGGTCGGGTGTGTGTGCGTGTGGTTTTTTTGGGGGTGGGAGTGGGGGGAATAAAAATGGTTAGGGATGGTTTGAACAAAGAAATGTGGATAAAGAGGAAATTTCAAAATTATAAGTTTCGGTTTAAGATTTTGGAAGGCACGTTTTCAAGTGGTtttcaaatcaatccaaaataagagctCAAAATGAACtttgctttttatttttttattttttccgagCAGTATGAATATGTTTGCAATGGGTTTGATTTATATAGAGCGGCGATCTGGAGAATATTTACATTTTAAGTGCAACATAATTGACTTAGCAAGTGATTTACCAATTTTAGCTTCCCCAGTCCTTCTTTGTTTTACTTTCAATAGTTGTCTTTTGAGGTCTTGATCTCATTTCCAGAAGGTAACATAAATCAGTAGCTTTAAGCAAGAAAGAAATATATGTTAGAGAAACACAACCACCCGAGAGATGAAAAGCTTCCAGGTAAAATGAGTAAGCTGTCGTGGCAACTTTACTACAAACTATTTATATGATGTATATCAGACTGGTGTTGCTTACTTTGTTGAAAGACAGTACCATTTTTAACTACTATTGGAGTTCAGATATGAGATATGACTCTCAAGTGATTTCTGAACTCAAATCAGAGGCACTTAAAGCATATCTGATGCCCACAAACCATTCCACTCAAGACAACAGAACAAAAGAGTTTAGGTCGGTCTGCTCACTTGGCTCTCTGGAGTCTGGATGATCGTGCGTCAATTTTGTGTGTTTTCCTTGAATAATCATTACACATTCGAAGCAGAAATTCATTGTGGGGTGCCAACCATCTCTAGGGATTCATGGTGTTGATAATTATAACAGGGACTAAAGGGGAGAGTATGTTTGAAGGATAGCATAGTAGATAGCATCTTAGGCAATCATTTGCCAACAAATATTTGGAAGATGTTGGTTAACGCGTCTTCCAGaaagtttgaaaactctctcTGTATATCTTGCTGAAAGAGACTTGCTTGGTTTAAGAGAATAACGTGTAAATTTATAATTGATTTGCATTTGCTAGCGAGACCTGATCAAGGTAATATTGAGAGTATCTGAGTCTCTCACGAGGGCAATCTGTGTACACTGTACAGGGTTGTGAACATGAAGTTGCTGAGGCGGAAAAAGGTTCCTCTGATGAACTCAAAAGTGAATGCATCATGCGTCTGTCATGGGCTCTTGTTCACTCAAAACGGCCAGAAGACGTGCAACGTGGAATAGCAATGCTTGAAGGTGAGATCTTTAATCCTCTTGCTTTGGAATCCATGCCCCCTTTTCATTCTCGACTCTGGCATGTTCTTGCTTTTCATGCCCCCTGGAATCCATGTTTTGGCTTATAAATTTGTCTTTTCCCTAGCTCTTAATCGTTTTAGCTTTGTACTCCTCTCCCTCCTCCTATCTTCTCCTTTTGCGTTGCAATTTATTGTTGTAACTTCTCTTTTAACCAGCTTCCTTCCTTTGAAATATAGTTCCTACCTGGCTATTTGGAAGATGTCTGACTTATTTTGTCATTTGCAGCATCTCTGGGTGGCAGTAACAGTCCCCTGCAAATGAGGGAAAAGATTTATCTTCTGGCTGTTGGCTACTACAGAAGTGGGGACTATGCAAGAAGCAGACAGCTTGTTGAGCGTTGTTTGGAGGTTTGATCTTTGTCTTTCAATCTTTGCTGGGATATTATCTCTTCACATTGGCGTTAAAAACTTGAGATATTTGTTTCCAGGCTATGATGTTTTCTCTGTAAGTATGTTTTGGACTGAAGTTTTTGGCAGCTTGATTTATGAAATTTAGGAATTGCATACTTGAACTAAGCTCGAGTTCTATTAGTCTTTCAGTTCTTTCAACCTCTGTTTTTCAACAGTCTTAATTTGTAGCTGTTTGAATCTGTAGATTGCACCGGATTGGAGACAGGCTTTGACACTCAAACAAACTATTGAAGACAAAATCACAAAAGGTAGCAAACGGAATATATGTCTTAAATTATTTATCAGAATCTGTTTCTGGTTAAAGAAAGAGTTTAAGGGTTACTCATTTTGCTTTGTCCTAGCAGATGGAGTTATTGGCATTGgcattgctgctactgctgttacTGCAGTTGGTATCCTGGCTGGTGGAATTGTAGCTGCTTTATCCCGCAAGAAATGACCCATCGGTAACCACTAACGTGCATAACGGACTCCCCCGCACTGGTCTATGTATACATCTGAGGTTTTGATACTTCTTTCTTTATAGAAACACTGACAGCTGCAACTGAAGCAAGGATGTAGGTAGCTTTGTTTGATGGTCTTATTTGTAATAATGATGACTTGTCTATGTTCGTCTAAATTCTAGCAGAAATGTTCTATACAACAAGAGTTGGTTTCCCTTCTCCCTCTGATATTCGGGTTTCTTTGCGTATTGAAATCATGAAGGTTTCGCCGAACTCTTAACTTGTTCATAACTGGCTATTTACACACAGTAGCGGATTCAGAAATTTAGACGCCATGGATTCCAGGTTGAGAGAATGAGTCTAAAATGTATATCTAACTCTATCTACACTTTTTTTTACGCACACATATATAAGGAGACTTGAAAGGACTGGGTTTCTCGAGTTAGTAAACGCATGGTTGGATCTGCCATTGTCTACATAGAGAAAAGCATCATTTTTTCTTGTACAATGGAATATTGTACAAGAACAACATATCTTCATCTCTCTACTCGCTTTTTCTAACTCATTTTTTATCGGAAatcacttgtgggattttactggatgcgttgttgttgttgttgttgttgttgttgtctctaCTCTCTTTCCAACTCATTTTTCATCCCTGCGTTCGTTGATCTTCTTCTCCTTCACTACTTAATCACCTTTCTCTATCCTAATCAATTGCACTTTTAAAGATCGTTTTTGGTTCTCCAAATCCTTAGAAAAATGCACACTTTAGCAGACATTCATCAAAATTTATAGTTCTGCCTCAGTTGTCACACCAATCCCGTTAAACACTGACATTTTAACATAATTCTCGTTCTAGAAGTCATTGAAAGAAGTGTGTTATTTTGCTATAATTTCTGGTAGTTGCTATGTTGCTTTTGAAATGTATAGTAGTCGATTCTGTCCCTTTAAATTAAGTGTTTTTATGATTTATTAAAGGGCAAAGGTTCAAATATGCCCTTGTAttatacgaaattgagcacatttgcccttcgttaatactttagctcaaattcgcccttaccgtcacatagttggtctatatatgcccttagagttacacagttggcTTATATATAcccttttcgaaacggaatcCAATCAAACTAATTAGCtatttcgttaattgtattaaagtgtattacaaacactatttcctttttattagtacttttttttatttacctttctcttttctttcttcttttttcttttcttcatttttccccctttttctttctcccttatccgatttcctccattacttatgtcttctccattttcgtcaccaatttcacttgacaaaactcatgaattccaattactaagaaaattctcccataaggtaatcaagttcc is drawn from Nicotiana tabacum cultivar K326 chromosome 9, ASM71507v2, whole genome shotgun sequence and contains these coding sequences:
- the LOC107796247 gene encoding mitochondrial fission 1 protein A, with protein sequence MEAKIGKFMESVGNFFSGGDQIPWCDSNIVTGCEHEVAEAEKGSSDELKSECIMRLSWALVHSKRPEDVQRGIAMLEASLGGSNSPLQMREKIYLLAVGYYRSGDYARSRQLVERCLEIAPDWRQALTLKQTIEDKITKDGVIGIGIAATAVTAVGILAGGIVAALSRKK